A section of the Hevea brasiliensis isolate MT/VB/25A 57/8 chromosome 17, ASM3005281v1, whole genome shotgun sequence genome encodes:
- the LOC131175483 gene encoding cuscuta receptor 1-like yields the protein MEVIKEFRWALLVMMVLLLHGSWHSYGCWETERIALLQLQAHFNYSPQFYYNYYWGYYNYYSDDVKCCNWERVRCSAATGHVTQLLFWGIRGWNPFEHWYLNASLFLPFQRLKMLDLGYNNIAGCIKNEGFEKLSTLENLEFLNLGDNKFNTNILSSLSHLSSLKYLYLYENAMKGRIDIQELNNLTNLKELYLMDNKIEGFKSLHGGEKLLNMSSLEYLYLDDNNFSNDILSSIKGLSSLKTLRIPYNLLKGPFNLTELDAMNNLEELSLSGNNITKFISSREIKSPKNLSILYLDVITVEGRSMLLESLGAWTHLKTLYLRYNNFKGTIFDQGLPHLKDLEYLYLDYSIVNSNFLQSIGELSSLQTLSLHNCGLDSTTFLNQGLCKLIHLQMLDISYNDFSGSLPLCLVNLTSLQWLDLSSNHFIGNISSSPLRGLKNLEHLSLSNNLFQIPISLSPFFNHSKLKFLNGRGNKIYAEINHQNLNPRFQLERLDLSDGGYSGAFPKFLYHQYNLQFVDLSHIQMREGFPSWLLHNNTKLEFLYLINNSLSGPLQLPLHFHTNLSYLDISDNCFQGYIAPMIGTYLPRVRYVNMSGNGFRGSIPSSFGNMSLLQTLDLSNNKLSGSIPEYLTIGCISLVELILSNNSLQGQIFSRTFNLRFLRELQLDGNQFTGSIPHSLSNCTFLRVLDLSHNDISGKIPWWLGNMSYLEILDLSMNNISGNLPSNFCPANIQELYLSRNGLQGSLKDAFYGCFELIVLDLSHNNVTGSIPPWIGKFSQLSYLILGHNNIEAKIPIQLCNLTQLSLIDLSHNHLSGPILPCLRSTSNSYRQQDGSYNASAPVSMDEPLEFTTKSISYSYQGSMLSYFSGIDLSCNHLTGRIPTEIGNLNEIHVLNLSHNSLTGEIPASFSNLHQIESLDLSHNNLEGSIPSQLTELNFLAVFNVSYNNLSGKIPDVKQFATFDESSYRGNLFLYGCPLKKNCTEISLPPSKSRTSIENKENSCFIDKDAFHASFGVTYIMVLLVIVAVLYINPYWRQAWFYYIEVSTNNCYYFIIDNLPFLSKFRFCNFCK from the exons ATTACATGGAAGTTGGCACTCTTATGGTTGTTGGGAGACTGAGAGAATTGCTCTCTTGCAACTCCAGGCTCATTTCAATTATTCTCCTCAGTTTTACTATAATTATTATTGGGGGTATTACAACTATTATTCTGACGATGTCAAGTGCTGTAACTGGGAAAGAGTCAGGTGCAGTGCCGCTACAGGGCATGTTACCCAACTCTTATTTTGGGGAATAAGAGGTTGGAATCCCTTCGAACATTGGTATCTAAATGCCTCTTTGTTTCTTCCCTTCCAACGGCTGAAGATGCTTGACTTGGGCTATAACAACATAGCTGGTTGCATTAAGAATGAAG GTTTTGAAAAGTTATCAACGCTTGAAAATTTGGAGTTTCTTAATTTAGGTGATAATAAGTTCAACACTAACATTTTATCATCTCTAAGTCATCTCTCATCTTTGAAATATTTATATCTATATGAAAATGCAATGAAAGGAAGAATTGATATTCAAG AATTGAATAATCTAACAAATCTAAAAGAGTTGTATCTCATGGACAACAAAATTGAAGGTTTTAAATCTTTACATG GTGGTGAAAAATTACTAAATATGAGCAGTCTAGAGTATCTTTATTTGGATGACAATAACTTTAGTAATGATATTTTATCATCCATTAAGGGGCTCTCATCTCTCAAAACTCTACGGATACCATATAATCTATTGAAAGGGCCATTCAATTTGACAG AATTGGATGCGATGAACAATCTAGAGGAGCTGAGCTTGAGCggaaataacattacaaaatttATCAGCTCAAGAG AAATCAAAAGTCCAAAAAATTTGAGCATCCTTTATTTAGATGTCATCACCGTAGAAGGAAGAAGCATGCTATTAGAATCATTGGGAGCATGGACCCATCTCAAGACCCTCTATCTGAGATACAATAATTTCAAAGGGACAATATTTGATCAAG gcTTGCCACATCTGAAGGATTTGGAGTATTTGTATTTGGATTACTCTATTGTCAACAGTAATTTTCTACAATCAATTGGAGAGTTGTCCTCCCTTCAAACATTATCATTGCACAATTGTGGACTTGATAGTACAACGTTTCTAAACCAAG GTTTGTGCAAATTAATACATCTCCAAATGCTAGATATTAGCTACAATGATTTCAGTGGTAGCTTGCCTTTGTGTCTAGTGAATTTGACATCCCTTCAATGGCTAGATCTCTCTTCCAATCACTTTATTGGGAACATCTCTTCATCTCCACTTAGGGGTTTAAAAAATCTCGAACATCTATCACTCTCAAACAATCTTTTCCAAATCCCAATCTCATTAAgtccatttttcaaccattcaaaaCTCAAGTTCTTGAATGGTAGGGGTAACAAAATATATGCAGAAATAAATCATCAGAATTTGAACCCAAGGTTTCAGTTAGAGCGGCTTGATTTATCTGATGGTGGATATAGTGGAGCATTCCCCAAATTCCTCTATCATCAATATAACCTACAATTTGTTGATCTGTCACATATTCAAATGAGAGAAGGGTTTCCATCTTGGTTGTTACATAACAACACAAAATTAGAATTCCTTTACTTGATCAACAATTCTCTCTCAGGGCCTCTCCAATTACCACTTCATTTTCATACGAATTTGTCATACTTAGATATCTCAGACAATTGCTTCCAAGGTTATATTGCACCAATGATAGGAACATATCTGCCAAGAGTAAGATATGTAAACATGTCGGGAAATGGTTTTAGAGGTAGTATTCCCTCTTCATTTGGAAATATGAGCTTACTGCAAACCTTAGACTTATCCAACAATAAATTGTCAGGTAGTATACCAGAGTATTTAACCATTGGTTGTATCTCATTAGTTGAGCTCATACTTTCAAACAACAGTTTACAAGGCCAAATATTTTCTAGAACCTTTAACTTAAGATTTTTGAGAGAGTTACAATTGGATGGCAATCAATTCACTGGCAGCATTCCACATAGCTTGTCTAACTGCACTTTTTTACGAGTGTTGGATCTTAGTCATAACGACATATCTGGTAAAATTCCATGGTGGTTGGGGAACATGTCTTATCTTGAGATTTTGGATCTTTCAATGAATAATATCTCTGGAAATCTACCATCTAACTTTTGCCCTGCAAACATACAAGAACTTTATTTGTCTAGAAATGGGCTGCAAGGATCTTTGAAGGATGCATTTTATGGTTGCTTTGAGCTGATTGTGTTAGATCTTAGCCATAATAATGTGACTGGAAGCATTCCGCCATGGATTGGAAAATTTTCTCAATTGAGCTATCTAATCTTGGGTCACAACAATATTGAAGCGAAAATCCCAATTCAGTTGTGCAATTTGACTCAATTAAGTTTGATTGATCTTTCTCATAATCATCTTTCTGGTCCTATTCTCCCTTGCTTAAGATCTACAAGCAACTCATATAGGCAACAAGATGGTTCATATAATGCTTCTGCTCCTGTTTCTATGGATGAACCTTTAGAGTTTACAACAAAGAGTATATCCTATTCTTACCAAGGAAGCATGCTATCTTACTTCTCTGGAATTGATCTCTCGTGCAACCATTTGACAGGCCGAATTCCTACTGAAATTGGAAACCTCAATGAGATCCATGTTCTAAATTTGTCTCATAACAGTTTGACAGGAGAAATCCCAGCATCATTTTCCAACTTACACCAAATTGAGAGTTTAGATCTTTCACACAACAACTTGGAAGGAAGCATTCCTTCTCAGCTTACTGAGTTAAATTTTTTGGCTGTTTTTAATGTGTCATACAATAATTTATCTGGCAAGATACCCGATGTTAAACAATTTGCAACATTTGATGAAAGCAGCTATCGAGGAAACCTTTTTCTCTATGGATGTCCATTGAAGAAAAATTGTACTGAAATATCATTACCTCCATCAAAATCAAGAACTTCAATTGAGAATAAAGAAAACAGTTGCTTCATCGATAAGGATGCTTTCCATGCAAGTTTTGGGGTGACTTACATTATGGTGTTGTTGGTAATAGTTGCAGTTTTGTACATAAATCCATATTGGCGACAAGCATGGTTTTACTACATTGAGGTGAGTACAAACAATTGCTACTATTTTATTATAGACAATCTTCCTTTTTTGTCCAAGTTTAGATTTTGTAACTTTTgtaaatga